The Snodgrassella alvi wkB2 genome window below encodes:
- the mutM gene encoding bifunctional DNA-formamidopyrimidine glycosylase/DNA-(apurinic or apyrimidinic site) lyase, producing the protein MPELPEVETTLRGIAPFIENQTISQVEVRQPRLRWPIIDNLGEQLGGEKVLSVRRRAKYLLIELASGTLIIHLGMSGSLRVFTDFTAPPVQKHDHVDIAFSNGTLLRFHDPRRFGAVLWFIGLIEQHPLLVNLGPEPLSQDFNTDYLLQKLSNQKRAIKTAIMDNKIVVGVGNIYANEALFRTGIHPAIPAMKLNKQQISALTDAIKQILQEAITAGGSTLRDFVNSAGTSGYFQLQHQAYGRAGEPCPQCGHPIEKMILGQRSSFYCPQCQKKR; encoded by the coding sequence ATGCCCGAGTTACCGGAAGTAGAAACAACGCTGCGCGGAATCGCTCCTTTTATTGAAAATCAAACTATTTCACAGGTAGAAGTGCGTCAGCCGCGTTTACGCTGGCCGATAATAGATAATCTAGGCGAACAGCTTGGCGGCGAAAAGGTATTATCAGTCAGACGCAGAGCTAAATACCTGCTGATTGAATTAGCTTCAGGCACATTAATTATTCATCTGGGTATGTCAGGCAGTTTACGCGTCTTTACTGACTTTACTGCTCCGCCAGTACAAAAACATGATCATGTAGATATTGCTTTTAGTAATGGTACGCTCTTACGATTTCATGACCCCAGACGTTTCGGAGCTGTTTTATGGTTTATCGGACTCATTGAACAGCATCCTTTATTAGTTAACCTCGGACCGGAACCACTCAGCCAGGATTTTAATACTGATTATTTGCTACAAAAACTTTCAAACCAGAAACGTGCGATTAAAACAGCAATTATGGATAATAAGATTGTTGTCGGTGTAGGCAATATCTATGCTAACGAAGCTTTGTTCCGTACTGGTATCCATCCGGCCATTCCGGCTATGAAGCTGAATAAACAGCAGATTAGCGCACTGACTGATGCAATCAAACAGATACTACAGGAAGCCATTACAGCAGGTGGCAGTACTTTAAGGGATTTTGTAAATAGTGCTGGTACCAGTGGTTATTTTCAGCTACAACATCAGGCATACGGACGAGCCGGTGAACCTTGCCCGCAATGCGGGCATCCGATTGAAAAAATGATTTTGGGACAAAGAAGCAGTTTTTATTGTCCTCAATGCCAGAAAAAACGATAA
- a CDS encoding tetratricopeptide repeat protein produces the protein MPRWIHRITPIVLSLMVVHMANANSVSEQHKPVPLIQTKIERINNQVTAPDDADSLQRRLAIAGRANDIFTLFATELIYSQGKTDQALAADMRMLEHTQEPDVAERAMEMALGANKIIEAQTIANRWQEIEPTETPARQRLMWELAIAKNDVPQVLKNADAVLSHANDYQLRRLFLKMAQFRLNNLDATDELNAPIHKTAVLHPEMAEALIADAIYGATGAHKEQTIKALQLLVHLDTDIFPASQLTLNLINLKQPQYLLDFYQLTGVDTMPAKWQSLYIELLIKNNQLQQAYQTLQPLLEKSKSADLYLQAVYLAVSQKAATATIAGYAEKIVELGNSNQRSKAAMMVAMRYYDEHNLPASRSWATKVNDPQFLFDQALMMCSIEAEQKHWKAAQQWLNKAQTDKTPAGTFFSGSDLLRLQTFVNSSSLTDQKYEQYLNRVINEAEHSDARTQVENVPPLLLLRGLLYADKFDEPAKAVADLRRFVKMRPNQIEGLNALGYTLLSLSKDHWQEAQQLLEKAYAQNNQSPAINDSLGWAYFLNGNVEKALPLLEYAYQKLPESEVAAHLGEVYWQQGREDEARQIWAQGWLNKASDHKILNQILSKHQIRPNSLPLATAKKVETQADADIYLQQAGILFSNRTNEPALIENINKVIQTGNRLQQSQAALLAATYYFSNRDMTSARKWLDKVTDSELIGDKAYLMGMIEVTQNNIPAAKQWLARIDQNKESPVSDNMHTIALSVYIDSKTLDPKVYVQKLTQMLKDADKKAAASKDNNTDLKAFLLYSRATAYSEKLDQPKKAIKDIRAFIELKPDDAEGYNGLGYTMLSMPKRYWAEALSILQHASQLDNESWAIQDSLGWAYYLNNQPEKALPLLRSAYQVQQESAIAAHLGEVLWQQGEQEQARQIWAQGLANKDSDQKELQQILKKFNVNPSSLTTAPKSQNNK, from the coding sequence ATGCCTCGTTGGATTCATCGTATTACCCCGATTGTTTTAAGTTTAATGGTTGTACATATGGCCAATGCCAACAGTGTGTCAGAGCAGCATAAACCAGTACCATTGATTCAAACTAAAATTGAGCGGATAAATAATCAGGTTACAGCACCGGATGATGCAGATTCGCTGCAACGGCGTCTGGCTATTGCTGGCCGTGCCAATGATATTTTTACTTTATTTGCCACAGAACTTATTTATTCTCAGGGTAAAACGGATCAGGCTCTGGCCGCAGATATGCGAATGCTTGAGCATACACAGGAACCAGATGTGGCTGAACGGGCGATGGAAATGGCTCTTGGCGCAAATAAAATCATCGAAGCGCAAACCATTGCTAATCGCTGGCAGGAAATTGAGCCGACAGAGACACCAGCCAGACAGCGCCTGATGTGGGAGCTGGCTATCGCCAAAAATGATGTGCCGCAAGTATTGAAAAATGCAGATGCAGTTTTATCTCATGCCAATGATTATCAGCTGCGCCGGTTGTTTTTAAAAATGGCACAATTCCGGTTAAATAATCTGGATGCCACTGATGAGTTAAATGCACCGATTCACAAAACAGCAGTTTTACATCCTGAAATGGCAGAAGCCCTAATTGCCGATGCTATTTATGGTGCAACCGGTGCGCATAAAGAGCAAACCATCAAAGCGTTACAATTACTGGTTCATCTGGATACCGATATTTTTCCAGCCAGCCAGCTGACACTGAACCTGATTAATCTTAAGCAGCCACAATATCTGCTGGATTTTTACCAGCTAACCGGTGTGGATACCATGCCAGCTAAATGGCAAAGTCTTTATATAGAATTGCTGATTAAGAATAATCAATTACAACAGGCATATCAAACTTTGCAGCCATTACTTGAGAAAAGTAAAAGCGCGGATCTGTATTTGCAGGCAGTTTATCTGGCTGTCAGTCAAAAAGCTGCTACAGCTACCATTGCCGGCTATGCAGAGAAAATTGTAGAACTGGGGAATTCCAATCAGCGAAGTAAAGCGGCCATGATGGTGGCTATGCGCTATTATGATGAACATAATCTGCCGGCTTCCCGTTCGTGGGCGACTAAAGTCAATGATCCGCAGTTTCTCTTCGATCAGGCACTTATGATGTGCTCAATTGAAGCAGAACAAAAACACTGGAAAGCAGCTCAGCAATGGTTAAATAAAGCTCAGACAGATAAAACACCGGCAGGTACTTTTTTCAGCGGATCGGATTTGCTTCGTTTACAAACATTTGTAAATAGTTCTTCACTCACTGACCAGAAATATGAACAATATCTGAATAGAGTGATTAATGAAGCAGAACATAGTGATGCCAGAACACAGGTAGAAAATGTTCCGCCGTTATTACTCCTTCGTGGGCTGTTATATGCAGATAAATTTGATGAGCCGGCAAAAGCAGTAGCAGATCTGCGCCGGTTTGTGAAAATGCGGCCTAATCAGATAGAGGGGCTTAATGCACTGGGTTACACCTTGTTAAGTCTGTCAAAAGATCACTGGCAGGAAGCACAGCAATTGCTGGAGAAAGCCTATGCTCAGAATAACCAGTCTCCGGCAATTAATGACAGCCTGGGCTGGGCTTATTTTCTTAATGGTAATGTAGAAAAAGCGCTGCCTTTACTAGAATATGCATATCAGAAGCTGCCGGAAAGTGAAGTAGCTGCTCATCTGGGGGAAGTTTATTGGCAGCAAGGGCGTGAGGACGAAGCTCGTCAAATATGGGCTCAGGGCTGGCTTAATAAAGCCAGTGATCATAAAATTCTGAATCAAATACTAAGTAAACACCAAATCAGACCGAATAGTCTGCCCTTAGCCACAGCAAAGAAGGTAGAAACTCAGGCTGATGCAGATATCTATTTACAACAGGCAGGAATTTTATTTAGCAACAGAACCAATGAACCGGCTTTGATTGAAAATATTAATAAAGTCATTCAGACCGGTAACAGACTTCAACAAAGTCAGGCAGCGCTTCTCGCTGCAACATATTACTTTTCTAATCGGGATATGACCTCTGCACGTAAGTGGCTGGATAAAGTAACTGATAGTGAGTTGATCGGAGATAAAGCCTATCTGATGGGGATGATTGAAGTAACCCAAAATAATATACCGGCTGCAAAGCAATGGTTAGCTCGGATAGATCAGAATAAAGAATCACCCGTTTCTGATAATATGCATACCATTGCACTGTCAGTTTATATTGATAGTAAAACCCTCGATCCGAAAGTTTATGTACAAAAGCTGACACAGATGCTAAAGGATGCAGACAAAAAAGCTGCTGCATCTAAGGATAATAATACAGACTTAAAAGCATTCCTGCTGTATTCACGAGCAACAGCTTATAGTGAAAAACTGGATCAGCCGAAAAAGGCAATAAAAGATATTCGTGCTTTTATTGAATTAAAACCTGATGATGCGGAGGGCTATAATGGGCTGGGCTATACTATGCTAAGTATGCCAAAACGCTATTGGGCAGAGGCTTTATCGATTTTGCAGCATGCAAGTCAGCTGGATAATGAGTCCTGGGCAATTCAGGATAGTCTGGGGTGGGCATATTATCTGAATAACCAGCCTGAAAAAGCGTTACCGCTTTTACGTTCAGCCTATCAGGTTCAGCAGGAAAGTGCCATTGCAGCGCATCTGGGAGAAGTCTTGTGGCAGCAAGGAGAACAGGAACAGGCGCGACAAATCTGGGCACAGGGATTAGCTAATAAAGACTCTGACCAGAAAGAGTTACAACAAATTTTGAAAAAATTTAATGTAAATCCGTCTAGTTTGACTACTGCTCCGAAATCACAAAACAATAAATAG
- the lolB gene encoding lipoprotein insertase outer membrane protein LolB, with amino-acid sequence MIYSYLRKKNLYLAAAITSLALSACSSLIPDRITLASDWQAGNENDVSGFDSSGRLAIKDQGKGSYANFSWQNTGSVQTIEVKTPLGNSVGVLCTDSSGVIAEDSKGQVITAASIEELSQRMLGFVLPFDHLNQWVQGYWIADEPYQLLPNGKLKQSGWIIQRQQQNGSHNPRIVLLNNARFDIRLVFDEYTDTDDSAKSAQCELRQRLS; translated from the coding sequence ATGATATATTCATATTTGCGTAAAAAAAATCTTTATCTGGCAGCAGCTATTACCAGCCTGGCTTTAAGTGCCTGTAGCAGCCTCATACCGGACAGAATAACATTAGCATCAGACTGGCAGGCCGGTAACGAAAATGATGTTTCCGGTTTTGACAGTTCCGGACGTCTGGCCATCAAAGATCAGGGTAAAGGAAGCTATGCAAATTTTAGCTGGCAGAATACCGGTAGCGTACAAACGATTGAAGTTAAAACACCATTGGGTAATAGTGTAGGGGTTTTATGTACTGACAGCTCAGGCGTAATTGCAGAAGACAGTAAAGGGCAGGTAATTACTGCAGCCAGTATTGAGGAGTTAAGCCAGCGTATGCTTGGTTTTGTGCTTCCGTTTGATCACTTGAATCAATGGGTGCAGGGATACTGGATTGCAGATGAACCTTATCAGTTATTGCCCAACGGCAAACTTAAACAGTCTGGCTGGATTATCCAGCGTCAGCAACAAAACGGAAGTCATAATCCGCGTATTGTACTGTTAAATAATGCACGCTTCGACATCAGACTGGTGTTTGATGAATATACAGATACTGATGATAGTGCAAAATCAGCACAATGCGAATTGCGTCAAAGATTATCCTGA